From Streptomyces qinzhouensis, one genomic window encodes:
- a CDS encoding NUDIX domain-containing protein — MPENSHCGHCGAPYGPAARDWPRTCPACGATAYRNPLPVAVALQPVRDEHGTGLVVITRAIEPEAGRTALPGGFVDHRETWQEAAVRELYEETRIEARAAEVRLADAISADTGHLLLFALLPALPAAALPAPAPTAETSGRHLLRTPEPLAFPTHTEAVANWFAGRYR; from the coding sequence GTGCCCGAGAACTCCCACTGCGGCCACTGCGGCGCCCCCTACGGACCCGCCGCCCGCGACTGGCCGCGTACCTGCCCCGCCTGCGGAGCCACCGCCTACCGCAACCCGCTGCCGGTCGCCGTCGCCCTCCAGCCGGTCCGCGACGAACACGGCACCGGGCTCGTCGTCATCACCCGCGCCATCGAACCCGAGGCGGGCCGCACCGCCCTCCCCGGAGGCTTCGTGGACCACCGGGAGACCTGGCAGGAGGCCGCCGTCCGCGAACTGTACGAGGAGACCCGTATCGAGGCCCGCGCCGCCGAGGTCCGCCTCGCCGACGCCATCAGCGCCGACACCGGCCACCTCCTCCTCTTCGCACTGCTGCCCGCTCTCCCGGCCGCCGCCCTGCCCGCCCCGGCGCCCACCGCCGAAACCTCCGGCCGGCATCTGCTCCGCACGCCCGAGCCGCTCGCCTTCCCCACCCACACCGAGGCCGTCGCCAACTGGTTCGCCGGCCGCTACCGCTGA
- a CDS encoding DUF962 domain-containing protein has translation MERTFDTYEEFWPYYVAMHAKAATRWVHLAGTLTGLAVSAYGVARGRKRYLAALPLIGYGTAWPAHFLIERNNPATFGHPLWSLRGDTRMIRTMLSGRDRELAETAGKWLAANR, from the coding sequence ATGGAGCGGACATTCGATACGTACGAGGAATTCTGGCCGTACTACGTGGCGATGCACGCGAAGGCGGCGACCCGCTGGGTCCATCTGGCGGGCACGCTGACCGGGCTCGCGGTGAGCGCTTACGGGGTGGCGCGGGGCCGGAAGCGGTATCTGGCCGCGCTACCGCTGATCGGATACGGGACGGCCTGGCCCGCGCACTTCCTGATCGAGAGGAACAACCCGGCGACGTTCGGGCATCCGCTGTGGTCGCTGCGGGGTGACACGCGGATGATCCGGACGATGCTGTCGGGGCGGGACCGTGAACTGGCGGAGACCGCCGGGAAGTGGCTCGCGGCGAACCGCTGA
- a CDS encoding Zn-ribbon domain-containing OB-fold protein: protein MVDGWFRDGGADGFVLLGTRCADCSAVFFPREDGFCRNPGCGGEALAEVALSRYGTVWSYTEGRYRPPPPYAVDPDVPWEPYLLVAVELAAERMVVLGQAAPGVTLADLVVGAEVEVVPGVLGDGAATWHWRPVGAAR, encoded by the coding sequence GTGGTGGACGGCTGGTTCCGGGACGGCGGTGCGGACGGCTTCGTGCTGCTGGGGACCCGCTGCGCCGACTGTTCCGCCGTCTTCTTCCCCCGCGAGGACGGTTTCTGCCGCAATCCGGGGTGCGGGGGCGAGGCGCTCGCGGAGGTCGCGCTCTCCCGGTACGGCACGGTCTGGTCGTACACCGAAGGCCGCTACCGCCCGCCGCCGCCGTACGCAGTCGACCCGGACGTGCCGTGGGAGCCGTACCTCCTGGTCGCGGTCGAACTGGCCGCCGAGCGGATGGTGGTCCTGGGGCAGGCGGCACCGGGGGTGACGCTCGCCGATCTCGTGGTCGGGGCCGAGGTGGAGGTGGTGCCCGGGGTGCTCGGCGACGGGGCCGCCACCTGGCACTGGCGGCCCGTGGGGGCGGCGCGATGA